GGGCGACATCATCACCAAACACGCCAAGACGCTGTACAAGCGACTGCTGGCGAAACCGCCGAGCGAACAACTGGAAGCCCGTTCGATGGTCACCTACAACCGCCAGGTCGCGTCCTACCGCCGCATCCGCGACCACCTGGTAAACATCGCCGAAGCTCTGGCCGGTGAGAAGTGATTCGTCTTCGGTCCGCGATCTCACCCAATGGATGTGTTACAGGTCCAAATGCTGCCGCAGCATGTCGTTCAGCGCCGGAATGGAACCTGAGTCCTGAAGGTTCAGAGCACGGATTCCCGACAGTTCTTCCACAACGCGGCAGCCCGCTGTTGTGGACGTGGCGACTCCGGAAACAAGATCCGGCTGAAATCCAAAGCCCTTTGTCACACCGACCACAGCATACGGGTCTGACGCACACAGCAATGTGAATTTCACGTGTGAACGAATTCGTGCGATGGCCGCTTCGCCGTTGTAGGGTTCCAGCGGCGACGCACCGGCTTCGATAACGACTACGTCGGGTTTCGATTCCGCGATTCGTCCCATCAGGATCTTCAGTGAAGCACGATACTGATCGACCGGACAGACTGTGGACGGCAGTCCGACGTCTACAAAATCGAATGTCGCCGCGGCTCCGGCATCCTTCATGGCAAGTATGTCCCGCAGTCGACCGGCTCCCGTCAGCTTGGCTCCCGCGACTTGCATTCCGGCACGAGTCAGCAACCGCACCAGAACTCGGGCGGACATCGTCTTTCCCGACGACATGGACGTACCGATGATCAGAATGACGGGGGCTGCGAACTTTGAAGCTGCAGTTGCGGGTCGAACAAAGTCCTGCATGATCATTTTGTTTTCGCCGCGAACGACATGGCCCAGATAGCGCAGCCGGATGACGTGACCCAGGAAATGTGACATCGAGGTAATGCGGCCGAACAATCCGGCCGCCGTCATGGCATCCATCGCTCCATCGCTGCCGATGTCTCGCCAGTCGCCGACGGCTTCCAGAGTCGCCGTGCGGGTTCCGAGCGCGCCAATCACGATATCACCGGCGGACGGGCACATTTCGCGGCCGTTTGTCAGTTCCAGCCGACCGTCCGGATGCCATTCGCTGACGACCAGACCGGCGACGTAATCACCGGTCCGCCATTCGTCGCGAGTCCACGGGCGAACGTCATACGGTTCGCCATCCAGGTCGGAAATTCGTGTCAGTGATGTGAAATGCGGCTTTATCGGTGCGGACGTGTTCATAACGACGTCTCCGTTGCGGATGCCGGAATCGCGGATTGTCTGCCGCCCGCAATCCCCAGAGCCGGCAGCGCCAACAATCCCGCCAGCAGCGCGGCTCGCAGCGGCATCTGTTCAATCTGGACGTGTTCGTGAACCGCGTGAGCACCGTCACCAACGGCGCCCAGTCCGTCCAGCGTCGGTGTCAACTGACTGGTCGTGTTTCCGTCGGAGGCTCCACCGGCGGTGCCCTGTTCGATGTCGAAGCCCAGCTGATCGGCCAGCTCCTGCGCGGCGTTCCACAACCGAACGTTGCCGGGTGTTGGTTCCAGTGGAGGCCGGCCAATGTGTCCGGAAATCTTCAGTTCAGTCCCCGGCACGCTGGCCTTCAGTCCATGAATTGCCGCTTCTATGTGACGGGCGTCGTCGTTCGTCAGTACACGCACATCGGCTTCGGCGCGAGCTTCCGGAGCGACCACGTTGGGACGCAGGCCGCCGTCGATCGTTCCGACGTTGACCGTGATTCCTCGATCGGCATCGTTCAGCGCGAACAGTGCCTGCACGACATGGGACAGTTCCAGAATGGCGCTGATACCCTTGTCGGGATCGAGTCCCGCGTGCGCCGCGCGGCCGATCACGCGCACTGTGAAGCGTCCCACACCTTTTCGTGCCGTCTTCAGTTGCCCGGCTGGTCCCAGCGACGGCTCCATCACAAACGCTCGATCCGCGAATGCCGCCAGCCGACGGATGTGCGGCGTCGATTCCGGACTTCCGATTTCCTCATCGGAATTGATCAGAAACACGGGCATGACTCCGGAACCGACTCCGGTCGCACGCAGCGCATCGACGGCGAAGATCGCCTGCACCAGTCCGGCCTTCATGTCATACACACCAGGTCCGTGCAGGTTTCCGTCGCGCTGTTCGACGGGCATGGACTGCAGTGTGCCCGCCGGCCAGACGGTATCGCAGTGTCCCAGCAGCAGTTGGATCGGAACGCGCCGCGACCGCGTTTCCGGAATCGCCAGCAGCAGTCCGCCGGTCGTTTTTCCGTCGACGTGTCGCACGCGGTATCCCCGATCCCGCAGCGCGGACGACAACAGTTGCTGAACCTGTCGCTGAGCCTGATGATCCTGGGACGGAGATTCCGCCAGCGCGACGGCTGTCAGCAGATTCAGCATCTGGGGCGTTTGGGCGGCAAGATGGTCACGCAGCCGCAAAGCACGATCGCGACCGGCGCTCATCCCTGCGGCTCCCGAGTAAAACCCTGTGGGAAGGGAAACGACGAACTTTCGCGGATTTCGCAGAATCGCCCCGGAGCCAGATAGGCCAGCAACGGAGAACTTCGCACCACGTCCTGATCGTCGATGTCATCGCCGCGCAGGGCTGCGGGAATGGCGCGGGCGGCAATGATCTCACCGGCGATCAGGCTGTTCGGTCCAAAGCCGTCGATGATTAAATGCAGCCGGCATTCAAAGAACAGCGATCCATCCTGCAGACACACGCCGTCAATCCGGCTGGCCGCAAATGTCGGCAACGCGGCCAGTGCCGGTTTCGCATTCGAATCGCATCGCGGAGCCGCTGACAGGCTGGTCAGCACCACCTGATCGGCTCGAGGAAAGCTGACGGTAAACACTTTTTCGCGCCGGATGTTTTGATACGTGCCGTGGCTCGGCGTGCAGACAAAACCGAAATAGTTGTCCCAGGACAAAGCCGTCACCATGTGCTTGGGAGCCAGATCGAATGTTCCATCCGGCTCCTTCGTTCCGATCACAACCAGCGGAGCCACCATAAAGAAGCGATCCCAGATGCGGTGCCTGGTATCCAGCGACACAAGTTCCAGCGGTCCGGAATTCGGCTGACCTGAGTCCGGCGGCCTGATTTCCGACCTGCCTGATCCCGATCCGGCGTCTGCTTTTTGTCCGGACGTCATGCTGTTTCTCCTCACCGTTGCCGCGATGTCCGACCGCGCGGAACCATGCTGCACCCGGCCGACCGGGCTGTTGAGTCACATCTCACTCGATTCTTCCACTCGCAAATTTCAGACCACACAGGCCCCGGATCTGGCATTCGGCGTTATGGAAGGTTGCCTGTTGCGCTCTCAGTGCCGTTGTGCGAAAACGGGCGATTCAGATCCCACATTGCGGCTCAATATGCGGACCGGTTATGCGACCGTCGTCGCAGAACGACCTGTGCCTCGCGCCGAATTCCTGAATCCTGCGGGGGATGACGTGTCGGCACGACGTCAGCATGCACGGCGACGCGGCTATCCGTTTGTCTGGCTGAATTGTGAGTCCACCGTAAGTCAGATCACCGCTGAACGTCGTCAGGGACTTCAAAGCGGCCCAGACGACGTCGTGCGCGTCTGCGGTCGGTGCGGGCGTCGGCAGGATCAATTATCAGCCCTCGACCGGCGATTGTGTTCGCGAGCTACGGTTCTTGGCGGGACATCCGGACCCAGCCTTCGGTCAGCCGCACTCGACTGGCAGGAAGTTCCGCGGTCGGCGGCGCCGGCGGCAGCGGGAGTTCCGGGTAGGCCTCTTCGTCGTCGTGAACAAACTCGGTGTCCATTCCTTCGACCGTTGGCGCAGGGACCACCGGAACAAGTGTGTCCTGCACTTCGAAACTCAGCACCGGACCGACCTGGAAGGTGGGTTCCAGCTTCTTCAGCGATGGTTCCAGGAAGTCCTTCGGAACAACGATCGCCTTGCGCGGAAGCACACCGCACGTTGCATACAAGCTGCCTCTGGCATCGGTCAGCACCACCAGATCCAGCGGAGTGTTGGCCGGAACATCGAACTCCGCAACCTGATCGTCGATGAACGGATGAGTGACCGGTTCGATTGTCTGTGACGCGCCAAACACCATCTGGTTCAGGACAGCCTGTTCGGCGGCTTCGCGGCTGACCGGAGCGAAGCGGTCGTTTTCGAATGTATCGCCAGGCAGAAAGCATCCAAGCACTCCGTCGTCCGGACGTGTCACGTCACCGATTCGTACGCGCAGAGTCGGAAGTGACGGTGGTTCTGCGATTGCCTGCGGGGTCGATTTCAATTCCGCCGCGGTCTGATTCGACGCTTCAAACAGCAGCCGGGTATTCATCACCAGAATGGGTTCGCCCAGCAGCCGGACTCTTGAATCACTGGCGCGGAAGGCGGGATCGAGTGTCGAGCGAACGGTGTCGAAGACTCGCAGCATCGCCGTGAAGCCGGTTTCGTGCCAGCCCGCGGCGTTGGCCGGAACGTCGACTGACTGAGCAAGAAGCGACTGAACGAACCTCCGCAGCGTCGGGTTATTGATGGCCAGAGCGGGATCGGATCCGGGAGGCAACGTTGCGGCGACCCACGGCAGCAGTTCGAACGTGACCGACAGCGTCGTTGCCGTAGCGCTGTTGTTGCGAATCGGATCATCGGCTCTCAGCTGACCGATCGCATTGCCATCGGAATCGTAAACTTCGAGTGACTGATCGACGAAATCCGGCAGCAGGATTCCGCACACCGGCGGAGTCAGCGGCGCTGCATCCGTCGCCGGATCGCTGGCCGACTGCAGACGAAAATTCAGACGCCCCCAGCAACTCAGTCGCGCCGGTAGCGCGGTCGCCCACTGCGGCGGCGGATTGAGATTGTCGTTGTTCGAGGACCAGTCCGCCGGCGTTCCAAACGTGTCAAACACTCGAACCTGGTTCATGTGAACGAAGCCGCCTCGTTCGCGTTCGCCGTCAGCAAACAGCGCGTAGTCGAGTTTCGACAGCGACGCCGACACGATGTCCATTTCGTCGAACGTCTGTGCATTGACGCCATCCGGCGGTGATTTCTTTTTGATCGGCTTGCCGTACGGATCAATCGTCAGTTCCGTGACGAGCGTTTTCTTCAACACCTTTGCGATGCTGACGGTGGCAATCTGACGTTCGGTGATTTCCTGCTGTCGATCCGGCGGGACGACGGGAGTTTGGTCGATCGTTTCCACAAACTCGGGCGGAAGCTGCCACGCGTCGTTGAAACGCTTGCGGCGATGAGTGTACCGGGTATCGAGAAACAACGGGCCATACCAGTCTCGCCATGCCTGCAGTCCGGCGGCACTTGACGGAGTTCCAACCGGAGCGACCAGGTCGACCGCACTGCGTTCCTCGGGTTTCAGCAGATTGCCGCGAGAAAGCCAGATGGCTCGGCTGGCGGCTGCCATCTGTTCGGTCGTGGCGCGATTCGCTCGCGGATTCAGCCGTGCGTTGCGCGCCATGATCGGCGCGTTTTCGGCGTCGGACAGCAGGTGTTCCTGGATCAATTCCGATGCTGCTGCCGGAAGCCCGGCGGCGCTGAAGTCGGCCGTTGTTCCGATAAGATCCTTCGCCATCACGGTCGCCGAACCCACTTTCATGCCGATCATGGACTCGCCGGAAACACGCGTTGTCAGATGCCCATCCGCGCGGAAGCGACCGTCAAAGCCGTGACGATACGATCGCTTCGTTCCGAAGATCACCAGATGCGGTGCCCACGGTCGATACCAGCGAGGACCGGGAACTTCGAAGATGTTCTCCGCATCGGGCATGTGCAGCCTCGCGCCACCGACTGAGCGACGCAGTTCGGCCAGCTCTTTGTGGTGCGGATTGTTCTCGATGTCGATCGGTGCGTTTTCGTCACCCAGGTCGATCCACCAACCGGCCTGATCAGGGCCGAGTCCGTCGGCGGAACGTCCCTGCGGCGTGGGCTGAGCATTCCTGCGATGGTCGTGAATGCGAATCAGTCTTTCGTCCAGTGGCTTGCCAGCGGCGGCCGATTGCTGACGCGCCGCTGCGAATGCGGTTCGCAGTTCTTCGATCCAGGCAATGATTTCATCCGTCGTTGGACCGGCAGGCTGCGCGGGCGGCTGATTCAGCGAACCGGGCGAAATTACCTGCGGCATCATCAGCGCGTT
The Planctomycetaceae bacterium genome window above contains:
- a CDS encoding DUF1611 domain-containing protein; this encodes MNTSAPIKPHFTSLTRISDLDGEPYDVRPWTRDEWRTGDYVAGLVVSEWHPDGRLELTNGREMCPSAGDIVIGALGTRTATLEAVGDWRDIGSDGAMDAMTAAGLFGRITSMSHFLGHVIRLRYLGHVVRGENKMIMQDFVRPATAASKFAAPVILIIGTSMSSGKTMSARVLVRLLTRAGMQVAGAKLTGAGRLRDILAMKDAGAAATFDFVDVGLPSTVCPVDQYRASLKILMGRIAESKPDVVVIEAGASPLEPYNGEAAIARIRSHVKFTLLCASDPYAVVGVTKGFGFQPDLVSGVATSTTAGCRVVEELSGIRALNLQDSGSIPALNDMLRQHLDL
- a CDS encoding M20 family metallopeptidase, encoding MSAGRDRALRLRDHLAAQTPQMLNLLTAVALAESPSQDHQAQRQVQQLLSSALRDRGYRVRHVDGKTTGGLLLAIPETRSRRVPIQLLLGHCDTVWPAGTLQSMPVEQRDGNLHGPGVYDMKAGLVQAIFAVDALRATGVGSGVMPVFLINSDEEIGSPESTPHIRRLAAFADRAFVMEPSLGPAGQLKTARKGVGRFTVRVIGRAAHAGLDPDKGISAILELSHVVQALFALNDADRGITVNVGTIDGGLRPNVVAPEARAEADVRVLTNDDARHIEAAIHGLKASVPGTELKISGHIGRPPLEPTPGNVRLWNAAQELADQLGFDIEQGTAGGASDGNTTSQLTPTLDGLGAVGDGAHAVHEHVQIEQMPLRAALLAGLLALPALGIAGGRQSAIPASATETSL
- a CDS encoding flavin reductase; translation: MTSGQKADAGSGSGRSEIRPPDSGQPNSGPLELVSLDTRHRIWDRFFMVAPLVVIGTKEPDGTFDLAPKHMVTALSWDNYFGFVCTPSHGTYQNIRREKVFTVSFPRADQVVLTSLSAAPRCDSNAKPALAALPTFAASRIDGVCLQDGSLFFECRLHLIIDGFGPNSLIAGEIIAARAIPAALRGDDIDDQDVVRSSPLLAYLAPGRFCEIRESSSFPFPQGFTREPQG